In the genome of Chrysoperla carnea chromosome 5, inChrCarn1.1, whole genome shotgun sequence, the window GACTGTCAATGGTGGATACGTGAACCTGTGGTATCTGGTGCGGCCGATGAGGTTGCACTCACATGTAAATTACGTACAATAAATAGTGAATTTGATACAACTAATTTTAGTGTAATACCATCAGAGCATACAACTTCACTGCGAATTGAATGTAATGATCAAATAATGTCACGTAGTTCATtagatgaaaaaagttttatacattTAACACGCTTACGTGAATTAATCTTAGATCATTGCAAATTGGGTCGATGGCCATCTGGTACACTAATGGGCTTACGTGATCTAAGAAATTTAACTGTACGTACACGAAACACAGATTGGCCAGCGATGAGTTTGGATTTAGCACCTGATAGTTTTTATCCAGTCCGACAACTTGAACGATTAGATTTAAGTTTGAACAATATATGGACATTCCCAGAGAATTTATTCTGTCCACTAATTAACATGATGTATTTAAATGTTAGCCAAAATCGTTTGCAAGATATCACCGATTTGGGATTCCGCGAACGAATTACAACAGTGCCACAACCTTTAATAAGCACCCAAGATGAAATCAACCATCCAGAGTCTTCTTCAACAGCGGCATCAGTGTCATCATGTAGCTTAGATATCCAAATATTAgacatttcatataataattttgtgttaatgCCATCGAATGGTTTAAGTGCGTTACGTCGCTTACGTGAGTTCTACATCCATGATAACGAGATATCAATGATTGCTGATCGTGCGTTGGTTGGCTTAAAATCATTACAAATCATTgacttatcaaataataaacttgTTTCGTTACCGCCAGAGCTGTTTAAAGACTGCACAActgtaataaaagaaatttatttgcaaaataatacaataagtgCATTGGCACCGGGATTGTTTTCTAATTTAGATCAATTGTTAGCATTAGATCTATCACAAAATCTATTGACAAGTGTGTGGATTAACAGTGATACATTCGCCGGATTAATTCGactagttttattaaatttatcacacaataaaattaccaaaattgatccaaatatatTCAAAGATTTGTACACgctacaaatattaaatttggagCATAATCAATTAGAAACTATTCCAGCGGATACATTTGCTCCAATGAATAATCtacatacattaattttatctttcaataaGATCAAATATTTGGATGCATACTCGCTAAATGGGTTGTATGTATTATCACTACTATCGTTGGACAACAATCACTTGGAAGGAATTCATCCAGAAGCATTCCGAAATTGTAGCAGCTTACAAGATTTGAATTTAAATGGAAATCATTTAACAGAGATTCCACTTGCactaaaaaatatgcatttattGCGTACCGTTGATTTGGGAGAGAATGCCATTCAATCTTTGGATACTCCCGGGTTACATGGTATGACCAATTTATATGGATTACGTTTAATTGGAAATCAATTGGTAAATATTAGTAAAGCTGCTTTCGCTGATTTACCATCtttgcaaatattaaatttggctCGAAATAAAGTTGAAAGAATTGAACGAggaacatttgaaattttaacgaaTTTACAAGCCATTCGTTTAGATGCAAATCAAATTACTGATATAAATGGATTATTTAATGACATTACGTCACTATTATGGTTAAATATATCcgataatcaaattaaatggtTCGATTATGCTTTAATGCCGCATAATTTACAATGGTTAGATTtgcataaaaatcaaattactgAACTAAGTAACAATTATCAATTAGACACCGAATTACGTATACAAACATTAGAtgcaagttttaataaattaacaacaatTAATGCAAATGCAATACCAAATAgtgttgaattattgtttttgaatgataatttaattacaacaatagaaccacatacatttttgaaaaaaatcaatttaacaaGATGTGATATCTATGCAAATCAAATACAAAGTATGGATTTAAATGCGTTACGTTTAACACCCGTCAATCCAGATCGTCCTTTACCAGAATTCTACATCGGTGGTAATCCTTATCAATGTGATTGTACTATGGAATGGTTACAACGTATCAATAAATTAGATCATTTACGTCAGCATCCACATGTT includes:
- the LOC123300303 gene encoding toll-like receptor 6 produces the protein MSFKFGRVSSHHLYSIFLIYSIIIEASTLGPSDLPAHPSGEPIIQQPQQPLRYEAPDDCQWWIREPVVSGAADEVALTCKLRTINSEFDTTNFSVIPSEHTTSLRIECNDQIMSRSSLDEKSFIHLTRLRELILDHCKLGRWPSGTLMGLRDLRNLTVRTRNTDWPAMSLDLAPDSFYPVRQLERLDLSLNNIWTFPENLFCPLINMMYLNVSQNRLQDITDLGFRERITTVPQPLISTQDEINHPESSSTAASVSSCSLDIQILDISYNNFVLMPSNGLSALRRLREFYIHDNEISMIADRALVGLKSLQIIDLSNNKLVSLPPELFKDCTTVIKEIYLQNNTISALAPGLFSNLDQLLALDLSQNLLTSVWINSDTFAGLIRLVLLNLSHNKITKIDPNIFKDLYTLQILNLEHNQLETIPADTFAPMNNLHTLILSFNKIKYLDAYSLNGLYVLSLLSLDNNHLEGIHPEAFRNCSSLQDLNLNGNHLTEIPLALKNMHLLRTVDLGENAIQSLDTPGLHGMTNLYGLRLIGNQLVNISKAAFADLPSLQILNLARNKVERIERGTFEILTNLQAIRLDANQITDINGLFNDITSLLWLNISDNQIKWFDYALMPHNLQWLDLHKNQITELSNNYQLDTELRIQTLDASFNKLTTINANAIPNSVELLFLNDNLITTIEPHTFLKKINLTRCDIYANQIQSMDLNALRLTPVNPDRPLPEFYIGGNPYQCDCTMEWLQRINKLDHLRQHPHVMDLESIYCKLLYNRERTYISLVDAESSQFVCTYKTHCFALCHCCDFDACDCEMTCPQNCTCYHDQSWSANVVECSNMGYTKMPSRIPMDATEVYLDGNNFGELSSHSFIGRKNLKILYANNSQIMAVYNHTFSGLRRLLILHLENNHIKEFFGFELATLENLRELYLQYNEIYFIDNRTFVGLKHLEVLRLDGNRLTSFAVWQFQLNPYLVEIGLNQNPWTCDCHYLRKYRAWLQINLSKVVDASSIYCLFNNLTKNAPRGPLITDFNSTDCTMYTSSTALAESQTINDYIPLLMVTIAAFFASIGIVFGAFYYRRELRVWIYSRCGLRMCYKTTAFEEQQDKDRLFDAYISYSVKDEAFVSQVLAPGLEAGEPGYRLCLHYRDFNVSAYVADTIIEAVESSRRTIVVLSKNFLHNEWCRFEFKSALHEVLKDRRRRLIIILTGEIPQRDLDPDLRLYLKTNTVIEWGDRQFWQKLRFAMPDVKRPCLHQRSSVNIYASATPTHLDHNSHHNHHLHQHRSRSPGIPPPPPPGKMPPHPPHHSFLQPPRESRPLPMPQPLWA